Proteins encoded in a region of the Coffea eugenioides isolate CCC68of chromosome 4, Ceug_1.0, whole genome shotgun sequence genome:
- the LOC113768767 gene encoding uncharacterized protein LOC113768767, which yields MDEAFLTAYVSFRENNIWDNRKSLETNYDMLAAHLASNHILTVTGQQLQTRFYYIKKKWDLFCNLRGISSKTETGVGWSEDSYCFTADDEHWANLEQTNASYVDFKKENSCYWYDRLTPLLLGRHATGSRAQSASEVVHLEPPRRERINSASKSRKGKGKASSSRVPTPVNVPAVEDDDDVYYVPPVPGAVGQKRSASSLGTSGEPEGSRGSKSTRSSTGLEDALSKIGNYTDFVLEDRRSRSEYDSLHGIMQCQDVITSMDIPDEWRLEACDHYAKYENEGARIIFIRASAADRYGYILKLMKAKGLA from the exons ATGGATGAAGCTTTCCTCACAGCCTACGTCAGTTTTCGGGAAAATAACATTTGGGACAACAGGAAGTCGCTAGAGACCAACTACGACATGTTGGCAGCCCATTTGGCGAGCAATCACATACTGACTGTGACTGGCCAGCAATTGCAGACCAGATTCTATTACATCAAGAAGAAATGGGACCTGTTCTGCAATCTGCGTGGGATTTCATCAAAGACAGAGACCGGGGTTGGGTGGAGTGAGGACAGCTACTGTTTCACTGCTGATGATGAACATTGGGCCAACTTGGAGCAG ACCAATGCCTCGTACGTTGACTTCAAAAAAGAGAATTCATGCTACTGGTACGATCGGTTGACACCTCTACTGCTTGGAAGACATGCCACAGGCAGCCGTGCCCAGTCTGCAAGCGAGGTCGTTCATTTGGAACCGCCTCGCCGAGAACGGATCAACTCTGCTAGTAAAAGTCGAAAGGGAAAAGGTAAAGCCTCTAGCTCGAGGGTGCCTACTCCGGTGAACGTACCAGCAGTTGAGGATGACGACGACGTCTACTATGTTCCCCCAGTTCCTGGTGCAGTTGGACAAAAACGGTCAGCCTCAAGCCTAGGAACCAGTGGTGAACCTGAAGGGAGTAGAGGTTCAAAATCGACACGGTCATCTACTGGTCTTGAGGATGCTCTAAGCAAGATCGGGAATTACACCGACTTCGTTCTTGAGGACAGACGGAGTAGGTCGGAGTACGACTCCCTCCACGGCATAATGCAGTGCCAGGATGTGATCACCTCAATGGATATTCCGGACGAGTGGAGACTTGAAGCATGTGATCACTATGCCAAATATGAGAACGAGGGTGCAAGGATTATTTTTATTAGAGCTTCTGCAGCCGATCGCTACGGCTACATCCTGAAGTTGATGAAGGCGAAAGGCTTGGCCTAA
- the LOC113767875 gene encoding putative nuclease HARBI1, with translation MAWNNRRGARGRNADRMRQDEEDEALLLMSASLMLMHPSLAHVDNNQPLPQHDGSFTDRQWVESVLYGHHRRSIDNMRITVDNFLLLSNILVERQYVPHNYQQRVPIQEALAMTLMLVSHKHTHRVLGTIFDRSIETINRNIKKVLRGLCLFAAEIIRPGDQTAVHPRIANSTNFYPWFKDAVGAMDGTHISACPPTGEQMAYTNRHGWQSQNVLAVCDHDMRFIYVYAGWEGSAHDARVLESALAYPSDFPLPQPGRYYLVDAAYKNAPGFMPPYKNVGSESPAKALFNTRHSQLRNVIERTFGVLKKRFKWLKGPVDNFYMSTQISIVIACCALHNFLRMHQPEDAHFQRFESEDVHLNEEPEIGGLVPQPFALNVSPAELAEWKAKRDYIATQMYAARGRRRR, from the exons ATGGCCTGGAACAACCGCCGTGGTGCTAGAGGACGCAATGCGGACCGCATGAGGCAAGATGAGGAAGATGAGGCCTTACTTCTTATGAGTGCCTCGTTAATGTTAATGCATCCGTCACTTGCACACGTGGATAATAATCAACCACTTCCGCAACATGATGGGTCATTCACAGATAGGCAGTGGGTCGAAAGCGTACTCTACGGTCATCATAGACGCTCAATAGACAACATGCGTATCACGGTTGATAATTTCTTGCTGCTGTCCAATATCCTTGTCGAGAGACAATACGTTCCACACAATTACCAACAGCGCGTGCCCATACAGGAGGCGCTTGCTATGACCTTAATGTTGGTCAGCCACAAGCATACGCACCGTGtcttggggacaatttttgATCGATCCATCGAGACGATTAATCGAAATATAAAAAAGGTGCTCCGAGGCCTGTGTCTATTTGCAGCTGAAATAATACGACCGGGTGACCAGACTGCAGTTCATCCACGAATTGCAAACTCAACTAATTTTTATCCATGGTTCAAG GATGCCGTGGGAGCGATGGATGGTACCCACATCTCAGCTTGTCCTCCGACAGGCGAGCAAATGGCATATACAAATCGGCACGGGTGGCAATCACAGAATGTTCTGGCAGTTTGTGACCATGACATGCGCTTCATCTATGTGTATGCTGGATGGGAGGGAAGTGCACACGATGCGCGAGTGTTGGAGTCAGCATTAGCATATCCGTCCGATTTTCCACTGCCGCAACCTG GCCGGTACTACTTAGTTGATGCGGCATACAAGAATGCTCCAGGTTTCATGCCCCCGTATAAGAACGTGGGGTCCGAATCTCCGGCAAAGGCCTTGTTCAATACTCGACATTCGCAACTTCGCAATGTCATTGAGCGCACATTTGGTGTGCTTAAGAAAAGATTCAAATGGTTAAAGGGTCCGGTAGATAATTTCTATATGAGCACTCAAATCAGTATAGTCATTGCTTGTTGTGCGTTGCACAACTTTTTAAGGATGCACCAACCAGAAGATGCCCATTTTCAACGGTTTGAATCAGAAGACGTGCACTTAAATGAAGAGCCAGAAATAGGCGGGCTAGTACCTCAGCCGTTCGCATTAAACGTATCTCCTGCAGAGCTGGCGGAATGGAAAGCTAAACGAGACTACATAGCGACTCAAATGTACGCAGCACGGGGGCGACGCCGCCGTTAG
- the LOC113767475 gene encoding pentatricopeptide repeat-containing protein At3g16010 — MAAASSFCSRRAISTYPSLRQRFKQTENDIVRMFQLVTPKDEAPNFAVSQPAIRKSRSKRTLDERFIRILKIFKWGSDAEKALEVLQLRVDHRLVREVLNIDVEINVKMQFFKWVGKRRNFEHDSTTYLALIHCLEEAGRVGEMWKTIQEMVRGPCVISPVDLSEIVRTLGRAKMVNKALTVFYQVKARKCNPTASTYNSMIMMLMQQGHHEKVYELYSEMCNEGNCLPDTVTYSVLISAFSKLGRDDSAIRLFDEMRENGLHPNSKIYTTVLGTYFKLGKVEKALRLVQEMKETGCAPTVYTYTELIKGLGRAGRVEEAYSVFLNVLKEGCELDVVLINNVINLLGKVGRLADALSVFEKMGSLKCTPNVVTYNTILKSLFQSKAPVSEISSWFEQMKASGVAPSSFTYSILIDGFCKTNRVEKALLLLEEMDEKGFPPCPAAYCSLINSLGKAKRYEAANELFQELKENSGSLSSRVYAVMIKHFGKCGHLPKAMDLFNEMNKVGCSPDVYSYNALMSGMVKAGMLDETLSLLRTMEENGCNPDINSYNIILNGLAKTGGPERAIEMFTRMKSSKIKPDAVSYNTILGSLSRAGMFEEAARLMKEMQVKGFEYDHITYSSILEAVGKIDEDRVHSTF; from the exons ATGGCAGCAGCCTCATCCTTTTGCTCAAGACGGGCTATATCTACCTACCCTTCTCTCAGACAGAGATTTAAGCAAACAG AAAATGATATTGTAAGGATGTTTCAGCTTGTAACTCCTAAAGATGAAGCGCCAAATTTTGCTGTGAGCCAACCAGCCATTAGAAAGAGCAGGTCTAAGAGGACATTGGATGAAAGGTTTATAAGgattttaaaaatattcaaatggGGTTCTGATGCAGAAAAGGCTCTTGAGGTGCTACAGCTTAGAGTGGATCATCGATTAGTTCGTGAGGTACTGAACATTGATGTGGAGATCAATGTTAAGATGCAGTTTTTCAAGTGGGTTGGCAAGAGAAGGAATTTTGAGCATGACTCCACCACTTACCTTGCTCTCATTCATTGTCTTGAGGAAGCTGGCAGGGTTGGCGAAATGTGGAAGACCATACAAGAAATGGTTCGAGGTCCTTGTGTAATCAGCCCTGTTGATCTGTCTGAAATAGTGAGAACTTTGGGCAGAGCTAAGATGGTCAACAAAGCCCTTACTGTCTTTTACCAGGTTAAAGCTCGCAAGTGCAATCCTACTGCAAGCACTTATAATTCTATGATCATGATGCTTATGCAACAAGGGCACCATGAGAAAGTTTATGAACTTTACAGTGAGATGTGTAATGAAGGCAACTGTTTGCCTGATACTGTAACATACAGTGTGCTGATATCAGCATTTAGTAAATTAGGTCGTGATGATTCTGCTATTAGGTTGTTTGATGAAATGAGGGAGAATGGTTTACATCCCAATTCAAAGATATATACGACTGTACTGGGGACTtatttcaaattgggaaaagTTGAAAAGGCCTTAAGATTAGTCCAGGAGATGAAGGAGACTGGTTGTGCGCCAACTGTTTATACTTACACCGAGTTAATAAAGGGGCTTGGTAGAGCTGGTAGGGTTGAAGAAGCTTACTCTGTATTTCTTAATGTGTTAAAGGAAGGCTGTGAACTAGACGTTGTGCTCATAAACAATGTCATAAATTTGCTTGGCAAGGTAGGACGCTTGGCTGATGCTTTGAGCGTATTTGAAAAAATGGGATCTTTGAAGTGTACACCAAATGTGGTGACATATAATACTATTCTTAAATCATTGTTTCAATCTAAAGCCCCGGTATCTGAAATTTCATCATGGTTCGAGCAAATGAAGGCGAGTGGAGTGGCTCCTAGCTCCTTTACTTATTCAATTCTCATTGATGGATTTTGCAAGACAAATAGAGTGGAGAAAGCTCTGTTGCTGCTAGAGGAGATGGATGAGAAAGGTTTTCCCCCATGTCCAGCCGCCTACTGCAGCTTGATCAACAGTCTTGGAAAAGCAAAACGGTATGAAGCTGCGAATGAGTTGTTCCAAGAACTAAAGGAGAATTCTGGATCCTTGAGTTCGAGAGTATATGCTGTGATGATCAAGCACTTTGGCAAATGTGGACATTTGCCAAAGGCAATGGATCTTTTCAATGAGATGAATAAAGTTGGGTGCAGTCCTGATGTGTATTCTTATAATGCCCTCATGTCAGGGATGGTAAAGGCTGGCATGCTAGATGAAACTCTTTCCTTGCTTCGAACAATGGAGGAAAATGGTTGCAATCCAGACATAAATTCCTACAATATAATCCTGAATGGCTTGGCAAAGACTGGTGGCCCAGAAAGAGCAATCGAGATGTTCACAAGGATGAAAAGTTCGAAGATAAAGCCGGATGCAGTCTCCTACAATACCATTCTTGGTTCTCTAAGCCGTGCTGGTATGTTTGAGGAGGCTGCTAGGTTGATGAAGGAGATGCAAGTGAAAGGCTTTGAATATGATCATATAACATACTCTTCAATACTTGAAGCAGTCGGAAAGATCGATGAAGATCGCGTTCATTCCACTTTTTAG
- the LOC113767876 gene encoding elongation factor 1-alpha-like, with the protein MGKEKVHINIVVIGHVDSGKSTTTGHFIYKLGGIDKRVMQRFEKEAAEMNKRSFKYAWVLDKLKAERERGITIDIALWKFETTNVTAQYQIAVVRVLTDELKRSRPLD; encoded by the exons ATGGGTAAGGAAAAGGTTCATATCAACATTGTGGTCATTGGTCACGTCGACTCTGGAAAGTCGACCACTACTGGTCACTTCATCTACAAGCTTGGAGGAATTGACAAGCGTGTGATGCAGAGGTTTGAGAAAGAAGCTGCTGAAATGAACAAGAGGTCATTCAAGTATGCTTGGGTGCTTGACAAGCTCAAGGCTGAGCGTGAACGTGGTATCACCATTGATATTGCCTTGTGGAAGTTTGAGACCACGAATGTTACTGCACAG TATCAAATAGCAGTCGTGAGAGTCTTAACCGATGAACTAAAAAGAAGCAGGCCACTGGATTAA
- the LOC113767783 gene encoding heat shock 70 kDa protein 15, producing MSVVGFDFGNESGVVAVARQRGIDVVLNDESKRETPAVVCFGDKQRFLGTAGAASSMMNPKNTISQIKRLIGRPFSDPELQRDLKALPFTVTEGPDGFPLIHARYLGELRTFTPTQVLGMVFSDLKSIAQKNLNAAVVDCCIGIPVYFTDLQRRAVVDAATIAGLHPLRLIHETTATALAYGIYKTDLPENDQLNVAFVDIGHASMQVCIAGFKKGQLKILAHSFDRCLGGRDFDEVLFQHFAAKFKDEYKIDVFQNARACLRLRAACEKLKKMLSANPEAPLNIECLMDEKDVRGFIKREEFEQISIPILERVKKPLEMALAEAGLGVESIHAVEVVGSGSRVPAMIKILTDFFGKEPRRTMNASECVAKGAALQCAILSPTFKVREFQVNESFPFAIALSWKGSAPDAQNGAADNQQSTIVFPKGNPIPSVKALTFYRSGTFTVDVHYADVSELQAPAKISTYTIGPFQATKGERAKLKVKVRLNLHGIVSVESATLLEEEEVEVPVTKEPAKETAKMETDEVPSDGAPPSSTETDVNMQDTKGAAEAPGAENGVPDSGDKPVQMETDSKAEAPKKKVKKTNIPVSELVYGGLAAADVQKAVEKEFEMALQDRVMEETKDKKNAVESYVYDMRNKLNDRYHEFVMDPERGQFAAKLQETEDWLYEDGEDETKGVYIAKLEELKKQGDPIEERYKEFMERGSVIDQFIYCIGSYREAAMSNDPKFDHIDISEKQKVLNECVEAEAWLREKKQQQDALPKYANPVLLSADIRRKAEALDRSCRPIMTKPKPAKPAPETATTPPPSQGTQAQPQGGESPNPHSGQNSHANDGAGAGNEVPPESTEPMETDKSDTAPGAA from the exons ATGAGCGTGGTTGGGTTTGATTTTGGCAACGAGAGTGGTGTTGTTGCAGTTGCAAGACAAAGAGGGATTGATGTTGTTTTGAATGATGAATCGAAGCGCGAAACCCCTGCTGTTGTGTGCTTTGGAGATAAGCAGCGTTTCCTTGGGACAGCAGGGGCTGCGTCGAGTATGATGAATCCCAAGAACACAATTTCCCAAATAAAACGGTTGATTGGACGCCCATTTTCTGATCCTGAACTGCAACGTGATCTTAAGGCTTTGCCCTTTACTGTAACTGAAGGTCCTGATGGATTTCCTCTCATCCATGCAAGGTATTTGGGCGAATTGAGGACATTTACACCCACTCAAGTATTGGGAATGGTCTTTTCTGATCTGAAAAGCATAGCTCAGAAGAACTTGAATGCGGCAGTTGTTGATTGCTGTATTGGGATACCTGTCTATTTTACTGACCTCCAGAGAAGAGCTGTGGTGGATGCTGCTACTATTGCTGGTTTGCATCCACTTCGCCTTATTCATGAGACTACTGCTACTGCTTTGGCTTATGGTATTTACAAGACGGACTTACCTGAGAACGACCAGTTGAATGTTGCTTTTGTTGACATTGGGCATGCAAGTATGCAGGTGTGCATTGCTGGCTTCAAAAAAGGCCAGTTAAAGATATTGGCCCACTCATTTGACAGATGTCTTGGTGGCCGGGACTTTGATGAAGTCCTCTTCCAGCATTTTGCTGCAAAATTCAAGGATGAGTACAAGATTGATGTCTTCCAGAATGCTAGGGCTTGCCTTCGGCTTCGTGCTGCTTGTGAGAAGTTGAAAAAGATGCTAAGTGCAAATCCAGAGGCACCTTTGAATATTGAGTGCCTGATGGACGAGAAGGATGTCAGGGGTTTCATCAAGAGAGAGGAGTTTGAACAAATAAGTATACCAATTTTGGAACGTGTGAAGAAGCCATTGGAGATGGCTCTTGCAGAAGCTGGGCTAGGAGTTGAGAGCATTCATGCGGTCGAGGTAGTTGGTTCAGGCTCTCGAGTCCCTGCAATGATTAAGATCTTGACAGATTTCTTTGGAAAGGAGCCTAGGCGTACAATGAATGCGAGCGAGTGTGTTGCCAAAGGCGCAGCCCTGCAATGTGCCATACTTAGTCCAACATTTAAAGTGCGAGAATTCCAG GTGAACGAGAGCTTTCCTTTCGCAATTGCCTTGTCTTGGAAAGGTTCTGCCCCAGACGCCCAGAACGGAGCTGCAGATAATCAGCAAAGCACCATTGTTTTCCCCAAGGGGAATCCAATACCTAGTGTGAAGGCTTTGACGTTCTATAGATCTGGCACTTTCACAGTAGATGTTCATTATGCTGATGTTAGTGAGTTGCAGGCACCAGCAAAGATTAGCACTTACACG ATTGGACCATTCCAAGCAACAAAGGGAGAGCGAGCAAAATTGAAGGTCAAAGTACGCTTGAATTTGCATGGAATTGTTTCTGTTGAGTCAGCAACT CTTTTAGAAGAGGAGGAAGTGGAAGTTCCTGTTACTAAAGAGCCTGCAAAAGAAACAGCTAAGATGGAAACAGATGAGGTTCCATCTGATGGTGCTCCACCTAGTTCCACCGAAACTGATGTAAATATGCAAGATACTAAAGGTGCGGCTGAAGCTCCTGGAGCTGAAAATGGCGTTCCAGACTCCGGGGATAAACCTGTCCAAATGGAGACAGATTCAAag GCTGAAGCTCCTAAGAAAAAGGTGAAGAAGACCAATATACCTGTCTCAGAACTGGTGTATGGAGGACTGGCGGCTGCAGATGTGCAGAAAGCCGTGGAAAAGGAGTTTGAAATGGCTTTGCAAGATCGTGTTATGGAAGAAACAAAGGACAAGAAGAATGCTGTTGAGTCCTATGTTTATGACATGAGGAACAAG CTCAACGACAGATATCACGAGTTTGTCATGGACCCGGAGAGAGGGCAGTTTGCTGCTAAACTTCAGGAGACAGAAGATTGGTTGTATGAAGATGGGGAAGATGAAACAAAAGGTGTTTATATAGCAAAGCTTGAGGAACTCAAGAAG CAAGGTGACCCAATTGAGGAGCGTTACAAGGAATTTATGGAGAGAGGCTCTGTGATTGATCAATTTATTTATTGCATCGGTAGTTATAGAGAAGCAGCAATGTCAAATGATCCTAAGTTTGATCACATCGATATTTCAGAAAAGCAGAAG GTCTTAAATGAATGTGTGGAAGCAGAGGCTTGGttgagagagaaaaagcaaCAGCAGGATGCGCTTCCCAAGTATGCTAATCCTGTTCTCCTGTCAGCTGATATCAGAAGGAAAGCTGAAGCACTAGACAG GTCTTGCAGGCCTATAATGACAAAACCAAAGCCAGCCAAGCCAGCTCCTGAAACTGCAACAACACCACCACCATCCCAAGGAACTCAGGCGCAACCTCAAGGTGGTGAGAGTCCCAATCCACACTCCGGCCAAAATAGCCATGCCAATGATGGTGCTGGAGCTGGTAATGAAGTACCACCAGAATCTACGGAGCCAATGGAAACAGACAAATCTGATACAGCACCTGGGGCTGCATAA